The Sphaerisporangium siamense genome includes the window CTCCCCGTGGAACTTCCCGTTCCAGCTCGCGCTCATCGACGCCGTCCCCGCGCTGCTCGCCGGATCGGCGGTGCTGCTCAAGCCCAGCGAGATGACGCCCCGGTTCATCCCCGCGCTGCGCGCCTGCGTCGAGGACGTCCCCGGCCTGTCCGGCGTGCTCGCGGTGGTCGAGGGCGACGGCGCGACCGGCGCGGCGATGATCGACGTCGCCGACGCGGTCTGCTTCACCGGCAGCGTGGGGACCGGCCGCGCCATCGCCGCCGCGGCCGCCGCCCGGTTCATCCCCGCTTTCCTGGAGCTCGGCGGGAAGGACCCGGCCGTCGTCACGGCCTCCGCCGACCTCGGCACCGCCGCCTCCGCGATCCTTTGGGGTTCGACCATCAACTCCGGCCACTCCTGCATGTCCCTGGAGCGCGTCTACGTGGACCGGCGCGTCGCCGACGCGTTCGTCGAGACGCTGGCCGCCAAGGCCGGGCGCGTACGGCTCGCCTACCCCGGCATCGGCGACGGCGAGATCGGCCCGATCATCACGGCCGCGCAGGCCGGCGCCATCCGCGCGCACCTGGAGGACGCCGTCGCCAAGGGCGCCCGCGTGGTGACCGGCGGCACGGTCGAGGAACTCGGCGGCGGCGCCTACCTGCGGCCCACCGTGCTCACCGGCGTCGACCACACCATGCGCGTGATGCGCGAGGAGACCTTCGGCCCCATCGTCCCGGTCATGGCCTACGACGGCGAGGACGAGGCCGTCGCGCTCGCCAACGACACCGACTTCGGGCTCAGCGCCGCCGTCTTCGCCGGCACCGCCGAGGAGGCGCTCGCGGTCGCCCACCGCCTTGAGGTCGGCGCGGTCAGCGTCAACGACGCCTGCCTCACCGGCATGGTGCCCGCCGTCGAGAAGAACTCCTTCAAGCTCTCCGGACTCGGCGCCTCGCGGATGGGCCCGCCCTCCGTACGGCGCTTCCTGCGGCGGCGCGCCCTGCTCGTGCGCGGCGCGGCCGGCCCCAGGCCCTGGTACTACGACGGCTCTTCCAGCCAGACGGAGGAACGATGACCATCGCCGACATCCTGCGCGACATGAGCGGCGTCTGGGAGGGCACCTACACCGTGCTCGACCCCCACGGCGCCCTGGTGGAACGCTTCGCCAGCCGCCAGGAGGGCCTCATGGAAGGCACCGACTGGACCGAGAAGGTCGTCTACCTGCGCGAAGGCCAGGAACCCGCCGCCCGGCACTACCGCGCCGTCGTGGACGGCGACGACGTCCGGTTCATCGACGACGAGATGTGGGGCACCACCGGCCGCGCGGGCGACCAGGCCATCGTCTTCACCTTCGGCTGGAACGCGCGCCCGCAGGAACGCATCGTCGAGATGTCCATGCCGCAGGGCGACTACCGCACCCGCCTGTGGCAGCACTTCGAGGACGGCGAGCTGTCCCGGCTGACGCTCATCGAGGAGCGCCGCGTCCCCGGCGCCGCCCCCGAGCGGTGGTACGTGCCGTCCTCCGGGTGAGCCGGGACGGGCAGGGCAGGCGGCCAAGGCAAGCACTACAGGAGACCCACCAGTGGAATTGACCTACGACCTCGTCGTGGTCGGCGCGGGCACCGCCGGCATCCCCTGCGCGGCGGAGGCGGCGCTCGGCGGCGCCCGCGTGCTCCTCGTGGAGAAGGACCACCAGATCGGCGGCACGCTGCACGTGTCCGGCGGCCACATGGCGGCGGCGGGCACCCGCAGGCAGGCCGAGCGCGGCATCGCCGACTCCGTCGAGGCGCACCTGGCCGACATCCGCCGGATCAGCGCCGGCACCGCCCGCGAGGACCTGGTCCGCATCACCGCCGAGAACGCCGCCGAGACCGTCGACTGGCTGGACGGCCGCGGCTTCCGCTTCGCCTCGGAGACGCCGCGCATCATCTACGGCCACGAGCCGTACGGCACGCCGCGCACGTACTACGGGGTCGACGAGGCGATGTCGATCCTGGAGGTGTACGAGGGCCTGCTGGAGGAGGCCCTCGCCACGGGCCGCCTGGAACTGTGGAAGAACTCTCCCGTGATCGGGCTCATCCCCCGGGAGGACGGCGACGGCGTCGCCGGGGTCACGGTCCTGCGCGGCAGCGGGGACGTGGACGTGCGGGCCGGGCACGTCGTGCTCGCCACCGGCGGGTTCGCGGCCGACCCGGAGCTGTTCCTCGAACTGGAGGGCGCGCCGCTGGTGTCGGCGGCGCACCCGACCTCCACCGGCGACGGGATCATCATGGCCAGGGAGCTCGGCGCCGCCGTCACCGGCACCGGGTCCTACCTGCCCACCTTCGGCGGGCTGCCCCACCCGACCTCGCCGGGGAAGGCCAACTGGTCCGACCGTCAGCTCCTCATCACCGCCGAGCGCCCGCCCGTCGAGATCTACGTCGACAAGCACGGCAACCGCTGGGTCGCCGAGGACGAGCCGTCCATCGACGAGAAGGAACGCGCGCTCACCCGCATCGACGACATGACGTTCTGGACCGTGTTCGACGACGCGATGCTGGAGTCCACCCGGTCCGGCCGTCCGCTCGTGGTCGGCTGGAGCCCCGAGGACCTCCGCGCCCGCGCCGGCCACCGCACGGGCGTGCACGTGGCGGCGACGCTGGAGGAGCTGGCGGCCGAGGCGGGGATCGACCCCGCGGGCCTGGCCGCGACCGCCGCCCGCTACAACGAGGCGGTGGCCTCCGGCGCCGACCCCGACTTCGGGCGCGCCCACCTGCCGCTCCCCCTGACACGTCCACCCTTCTACGCGATACGCAACCACGCCATCTCGCTGGTCACGTTCGCGGGCGCCGACATCGACGCCGGCTTCCGCGTCCGGCGGGCCGACGGCTCGTCCATCCCCAACCTGTACGCCATCGGCGAGATCATCGGCGCGGCGGCCACGTGCGGCCAGAGCTTCTGCTCCGGCATGCTCGTCACCCCGGCCATCACCTTCGGCCGCCTCCTCGGCCGCCGCCTCGCCTCCCGACAGCACTGACCCGTTCTGACCTCCTGACACGGACCGTCCCTGGTCACCAGGGGCGGTCCGTGCGCGCCTCACGCCGCGGCCGAGTCAGGAGATCTCATCCAGATAGCGGGCGATCAGGGCCGCGTTGGCCTCGGGAGAACCGAGGGCGCCGAGCGGCGCGAAGGTGGTCTCGGCGACGTTCCCGGCGTCGCCCAGCAGCCGCAGCGCGACCGGGGTCATCGGCGCGAGCGGGTCGGTGCGCGTGCTGCCCACCAGCACGGGCCGCCTCACCAGCGGCAGCCGCGCCGAGCACGGCCACTGCCAGGCGGCGCGGTAGTAGCGGTGGTAGTGCGGCGCGGACCGCAGCATGTCGAGCACGACCCGCTGAAGGAACTCGGGCCGGTACGCGTCGACGTCCCGGATCCCGGCCGGGGTGTGCTCGAACCAGGGCCACCACAGCGCCATGTCGGCGCTGGCCCCCCAGGCGCGGCGCAGGTGCGAGCCGTGCGTGTCGGGGGTCAGGTCCACGAAGTAGTTCGCCATGACGGACGCGACCAGCTCAGGCCGGTCGTCGAACAGCGGCACCCCGTCGAGGACGAGCGCCCCCACACGCTCCGGCGCCGCGACCGCCAACTCCACAGCCAGCCCGGCACCGGTATGCGTCCCGTACACGTCACACCGGTCGATCCCGAGCGCATCGAGCATCACCACCAATACCGGCACATACGCCCCCGCGAGAGTCACCTCCCCATCCACCACCGGCGCCCCGGCGCCCCCCTCCCCGGACAGCGTCCCGTCCACCGCCGACACGCCGGCGCCGCCGGCCCCTGCCGGCATCCCGTCCGCCACCGGCAGCGGGGTGGAGCGGCCGTGGCCCGGGGTGTCCCAAACGATGGCCGGGCGGGTCTCGCCCAGCGCCCGGGCCAGCGGCTCAAGCCCGGCCCCCGAGCCGGGGTTCGCATGCAGCAGCAATACCGGCCGCCGCCCGGACGACCGCCCCCCGAACCGGCGCACGTGAACGACCCCCGCGCCGACCGGAACATAGCCACGCTCACCCCCTGACGGCCGCCCCGCCGTCTCCCCCAGTGACGGTTCCTCAGCGCCGGCCGCCATCTCACCCGCTGACGGCTGCCCGGCACCGGCCGTCGCCTCGCCCTCCGGCAGGGCCAGGATGTCCGCGGCCGGGTCGTCCCCCGCCACGGCCATGTCACAGGCCGCCACCAGGCGCGGCCAGGCCCGGGCCGCGCTCGCCACGAGCCGCCGGTGCGCGTCGCCGTGCGCGGCCGTGTCCAGGAACAGGGCGTGCAGCACCTCGGGAGAGGGCAGACCACGACGCCGCCGATTCCCCGCCACCGGCCGCCACCAGGGACTGAAGACAAGACTGTCCCGTACTTCGTCGAACAGCCGCACCAGATGCCCCCCGCTCGCATCCATCACGAACGGCTCCCCGCCCTTGCCCCCCGGCGTGAACGGCTCCGTACCACCGCTCCCCTCCCCACGCCCGCTCTGCGCCCCCCCATCCTCCGAGGGCGAAGCCTCAGGCGCATCCTCGCCGCTGTAAGGGGCGTGCAGTGTCAGGACGACGCTGACCAGGTCGGGGTGACGCTGGGCGAGCCGGGCGGCGACGGCGGCGCCGGCGCCCTCGCCCGCCACCGGAACGCGCCGCACCCCGAGCACGGCCATGGCGGCGGCCAGCGCGTCGGCCTGGGCGCCCAGATCGCCCGCGTCCGCGTCGTCCAGCGTCGTGCCGCCGAACCCGATGAGATCCGGCGCGATGACCCACCGCCGCCCGGCCACCGCGTCGACCAGCGCGGGGTCCCAGCCGGCCGAGGAGCCGGGAGCGTCGTGGATCAGCAGCACGGGCGTCCCCGTTCCGGCCTGACGAAGGTGCACCTGTCCCGACGGCAGCGTGACGTATCCCGGTCGCATCTTGTTCCTCTATTTAGAACGCTGTTTCGTTCAGGAACCTATTGACGCCTCCTCCCCCCTGTCAACGCCGTTCCGCGACCACAGAAGACGTCCTGTGGCAGGCCGTGTCACGGCGGCGGCAGGACGGCCTGGCAGGTGGCGAGGACGAGGTCGTCCACCAGGGGTGGTGGTGGGCGCCGGGCGAGCAGGTGGCGGCGGACGGCGCCGTAGGGGACGTCGACGAGCGCGAAGACCAGCCGTTCGCGGTCGAGGCCGGGGCGTTCGGCGGCGAAGGCGTCGAGCGCGGCGCGGACGCGGGTGTCGGCGCCGGCCACCTCCGCGCCCAGTTCGGCGGGCCACCGGGCGGTGAGGTCCTCCCGGCGGTGCAGGAGCAGGACGGCCGCCTCTGCGGGATGGTCGCGGCACCAGCGAGGGGTGTGCAGCGCCGCCGCGTACGGGTCTCCGGCCGCCAGCGCCGCGACGAACCCGTCCTGGAACCGGTGGACGCCGCGCAGCCACAGGGCGGCGATCAGCAGGTCGCGCGAGCCGAACCGGTGGTAGAGGGAGCCGGTCGGCGCGCCGAGGCGGGCGGCGATGGCGGCCATGGTCGCGGCGCCGGGACCGTCCTCGGCGACGATCGCCAGCGCGCCGTCCAGGATCTGGTCACGGCCGAACTTGGGCGGTCTTCCCACCGCGGGCACCTCCTGATATTAGTGGATCGATTCTAGAACTAAACCTCTAATTGGGGGAACACATGAACACGGCTCTCGACGTCGTCCAAGGCTTCTACGCCGCGGCCCAGGCCGCCGACGGCGTGGCGATCGCGCGTCTGCTGCACCCGGACTTCGAGGCCCGCACCGCGCCCGGCATGCCCTGCGGCGCCGGCGGCGCATTTCACGGACCACAGGAGGCGCTCCTGCGCGTCTGGGGCGCGGTCTACGCCGACTTCGACACCGCGCCTTACGCCGAGACCTGGGCACAGACCACGGACGGGACCGTCGTGGTCACCGGCCACTACCGGGGCACGGCACGGGCCACCGGCCGCGGCTACGAGGCCGAGTTCGTCCACCTGTGGCGGGTCACCGACGGAAGACTCTCCTGGCTGCACCAGTACACCGACACCGCCCACTGGCACAGGGCACTCACCCCCGCCCTCGGCAGCGGATGATCCCGCCCATCGGCCGACGACGGAAGAGCCTCCGACGACGCGGCGCCGGAAAACCTCCAACGGGCGGCAGGCGAGGACGGTAAGCCAGGAAACGGCATAATCACCTCCATCATGGACAGCAGACGCACCCTCGTGGCCGACGCGGTCGCGATCGCCGCCGCGGCCGCCGTCGTCGTGGGCGTCGTGCTGCAGGTCATGCTGCCGCCCGCGTGGGCGCCGCGGCCCGCCGTCACCCCCGACTACCCCGCCGGCCTGGCGTTCCCCGTCGTCGGCGCGCTGATCGTCCGCCGCCGTCCCGGGCTCGTCCTCGGCCCGCTGATGAGCGCCGGGGGCCTGCTCGCCGCCGTCGCCGTGCTGTCCCAGTCGCTGATGCTGCACCTGGCCGCGTCCGGCGCGCTGACCGCCGCGGGAGTGCTGCGCTGGGTCAGCGTCGCCACCTGGGCGCTCGGCGGCGGCCTCATGGCCATGGTGCTGCCGGTGTACGCGCCCACGGGCAGGCCGCCGTCGCCGCGCTGGCGCGTCGTGGCGATCGCGGGCATGCTCGTCACGGGCGCGCAGGCCCTGAACGGGGTGGTGCGCCCCGACCCGTCGTACGCGGGGTACGCCTTCCCCACGATCATCCCCAACCCGCTGGCGATCCCCGGGTACACCGCCTACCCCGTGGTCCGCGACCTGCTGGTCTGGCCGGTGTACGTCTGCGTGGTGGCCGCGCTGGTCTCCCTGGCGCTGCGCCTGCGCGACGCCGACCCCGTCACCCGCCGCCAGATCGCCTGGCCGCTGGCCGCCTTCGCGGTGTACGTCGTCTTCCTGCTGCTCGGGGAGGACTTCGTGCTCGGCGCGACCATATGGACGGCGCTGGTCCCCGTGGCCATCATGTTCTCGGTGCTGCGGTACCGGCTGTTCGGCATCGACACCGTGGTCAGCCGCACCATGCTCGCCGCCGGGCTGCTCGCCGTCGTCAGCGTCGTCTACGTCGGCGCGGGCGCGCTGTCGAGCCTGGTCGTGTCCGAGTACCACCAGGTCGCCGGGCTGGTGGCGGCGCTGTTCGCCGGGACGTTCTTCCAGCCGCTGCGGCGCGTGCTGCAACGGGCCATCGACCGCGTCATGTACGGGCCCGTCGGCGACCCCGTGCTGCTGGCGCAGCGGCTCACGCAGGAGGTGCGCAGGGCCGACCCCGCCGACGCGCTCGCGGCCGTGGTCTCGGTCGTGCGCGACGGCCTCGCCGTCGGCGGCGTGGCCGTGCACGTCCCCGACGGGATGCCGCCGCGGGTGCGGAGCGGCGAGGTGGGGCCGGACGCGCGGGTCATCCCGCTCATCTGGCACGGCGAGCCCGTGGGCAGCCTGGCCATCGGCCGGCCCGGCGCGCGCAGGTTCGCCGCCGCCCACGACGACCGGGTCGTCCAGACGCTGCTACCGTACGTGGCCGACGTCGCGCACGCCGTGCGGATGGCCGCCGACCTGCAGCGCTCCCGCGAACGCATCCTCGCGACCCGCGAGGAGGAACGCCGCAGGCTGCGCCGCGACCTGCACGACGGGCTCGGGCAGACGCTGTCCGGGCTGGCCATGACGCTGCACATCGCCCGCGCCAGCCTGCGCCGCTCCCCCGGCGACGCCGAGGTGCTGCTCGCCGACCTGGGCGTCGGCATGGACGCGGTCACCGGAGACCTGAAGCAGCTCGTGTACGGCCTGCGCCCCCCGGCCCTCGACGACCTCGGCCTCGCCGGCGCCATCAGCGGCCTGGCCGGGCCGGACCCGGCGGTCACGGTCACCGCCGAGGGCGAGTTGGACGACCTGCCCGCGGCGGTCGAGGTGGCCGCCTACCGGATCGTCCAGGAAGCCCTCACCAACGCGCGCCGGCACGCGGACGCCACGTCCATCCGCATCGGCCTGACCCGCGACCAGGACCTGCGCGTGACCATCACCGACGACGGCCGCGGCATTCCAGCCGGGCGCCGCGCCGGCGTCGGCCTCGCCTCGATGCGCGAACGCGCCACCGAACTCGGCGGCACCTGCGTACTCACCTCGACCTCCGAAGGCACCACCGTCGAAGCCCGCCTCCCCACCAGCGCCCCCGCACCCCGCTGACGCACCCGGCCCCGCACCCACTGACGCGGGGTATCCGTAGAGGCCGCCCGTGGTGTGGACCGCCCACTGGGGTGCCGGCCGTACCCGCCAGGGTAGGGGCAGCACTACCGTCGACCCGCCTGCCACCGGGATGTCGCCGACCATGGGCACCCCGACAGGGTTGAACGGCGTAAATCGGCCCGATTCTCGCCGGGTGCGGTGGCCGCACCGCGTCGCGACGGGGCCGATCCGTCACCACGTCAGGAGATCCGTGACCGACACCTCCACCATCGACGCCCCCGGACGCGCGGCGCGCGGCAGCGATTTCGCGCGGCTGTCGCGGCGCGTGGCCGACGCCGGACTGCTGGACAGGCGCCCCGGTTACTACGCCCTGCGGATCGCGCTCGTCGTGGCGCTGCTCGCGGGCGGCTGGGCCGCGTTCCTCGCGCTCGGCGACTCGTGGGCCCAACTGCTCGTGGCGGCGTACCTGGCGGTGGTCTTCGCCCAGGTGGCGCTGCTGGCCCACGACCTGGCGCACCGGCAGGTCTTCCGGTCCAGGCGGTACTCCCAGGTGGCCGGGTGGCTGGCGGGCAACCTGGTCATCGGCATGAGCTACGGCTGGTGGATGGACAAGCACACCCGCCACCACGCCAACCCCAACCACGAGGACCACGACCCCGACGTCTCCCCCGAGGTCCTGATCTGGTCGCGCCGGCAGGCCGCGGCGAGCCGGGGCGTGGCGAGGATCATCGGCCGGTGGCAGGCGTACCTGTTCTTCCCCCTGCTGACCCTGGAGGGCCTCAACCTGCACGTGTCGAGCTTCCGCGCGCTCCGGCGTCCGCACCTCAAGCACCGCGCGGTGGAGGCGGTCCTGCTGGTCGCCCACGTCGCGGCCTACCTCGCGACGGTGTTCGCCGTTCTCCCTCTGGGCAAGGGCCTGCTGTTCGTCGCCGTCCACCAGGCGATCTTCGGGGTGTACCTCGGCTGCACGTTCGCCCCGAACCACAAGGGCATGCCCATGCTGACCGCCGAGGACCGGCTGGACTTCCTGCGACGCCAGGTGCTGACCTCCCGCGACGTCCGCGGCGGCCTGGTGGTGGACGTCGCCCTAGGCGGGCTCAACTACCAGATCGAACACCACCTGTTCCCCAGCATGCCGACCCCCAACCTGCGCCACGCCCAACCCCTCGTCCGCGCCTACTGCGCCGAACTCGGCATCCCCTACCACGAGACGGGCCTCCTCGACTCCTACACCCAGGCCCTCCGCCACATGCACGACGCCGGCACCCCGATCCGCGCCCGCGCGTCTCACAATCCGTAGCCGCGCCCGGACGTGGTGCTCGTGCAGGACTTGAGGTCGTCCCGGGCCGTCGCCTCGGCGAGATAGTCCTGCACCTCGCCATGCCGGAACTGGTAGATCGGCCCCACGGCCCGCAGCAGGCCGACCCTGTGCATGTCCTCGAGGAAGGGGATCAGCTTCTTCGGCAGGCGGGAAGAGGGCTCGGTCACCAGGGTGGCCTTGCAGACCAGCCACCCGTGATGGCATCCGGAGATGATCCCGCACGCGACGCCGCCGATGAGCGCGGTGAATACTCCCCATTGCAGAGCGACCGGCCAGACATGCGTGAAGGAGGCTCGCGCTATGAACCCGAAGGCGAACACCGCGATGACGGCCAAGAGCGCGAGCATGCGCCCTGCCGCGACGATGCGTGCGACGGTGAGATTCCGATCAGCCCTCCATGTCGAGGAGGCAGTAGTCGCGGAAGTGAGCGGGGTCGGGTGCTCCACCCACTTGACGTGCACCGCGAACACGATGACGCCATCGACGATGGCGCATGTCATGAGCAGGAGGAACCCCAGTACGCCTACCAGGCGTGGTTCGGCGAAGAAAACGACGAGGGAAATGGCGACCAGCGTAACGACGCCGAGAAGTATGGGCATCACCAGAAAGAAGATGGCGAACTGCCGCAGGTGTCTACGAGTGAGGTAGGCGCGGCTGAACGTGAGAGCCAACATGAGCCGCAAATCTGCAGATCCCGGAACCTCGGCGAACCACCCCCTGGCCTTGAACACGATCACCGCCGAGACGACGAGCCCGAACACGATTCCCGTCCAGATAAGGGCATAGGAGTACTCGGAAGGAAAGTTCAAGGTCACGGCCACCAGGACCCCGGCCGCGACTCCGGCCATGACCCCGGCCACGAGTCCGCCTACCACGCACAGAAGCCACCTTCTCCCGGTCGTAGTGGCGTAACGTGCGACGTCCCACCAGGCCAGGTCCCGGGTGCCGTTACGGGTCAGCAACGTGGCCAGGTGGCTCAGCCACAGACGTACCTGGCCGGCGTTCCACGCCCGGCGGGGGCGGAACGGCTCAGAGACGAGTTCAGGGCCCACCTCACCGGGATGACGACCGCCGTGCGCCTGTCCGGGGACCGGCGGCCGGGCGGCGAGCAGCGCGTCGATGAGGTGGTCGAGCAGGTGACGGCGCAGCGTTCCGCCGTCGCGGAAGTCGTGGAGCAGCGGCCCGGGGTCGGCGTTGGGCACGACGTACACCATGCGGATCAGCCACAGTCCCAGCGGGTTCGCGGCGACCGAGGCGAGCGCCGGGGCGGACCCGGCGCGCAGGGCGTCCAGCGTTTCCGACCAGTCGTGACGAGGCACGGGCGGCAAGGCCCGGAGCCAGGGCCAGGCCGACCTCGCCTCCCCTCCAAGCCTCCCGCAGTGTCATACGAAATGCTTCCGCGGCAACCCTGGTCCTTGTCGTTTTTGCGGAAAGATCGACCACCCGGGGTCACATGGCCGCAGAACACGAGTCACGCCGCCTTTGAGGAGCTCCGGCCCGGCGAGATTTCAGGGCGACGGCGCGGCGTGGTTCGTGGTGAAGGTCAGCAGGGAGGTGGCGGTTCGCGGTGGGTCCTCCAGTATGGGCGTGTGGCCGAGGCCGGGTAGCAGCTCGATTTTCGCGCCCGGGACGGCGCGGTAGTCGGCGGCGGACGAGGAGCGCCATCTGCGGTCGTCCTCGCCGAAGATCACCAGCAGTGGCTTGCCGAGGAGCTTCAGCCGGTCCGGAAGCGCCTGCTGCTCCAGGTAGTCGCGGGTGGCCCGCATCGTCGTGGTGAACGTGTGGTAGGTCATCATGCGCACCTCGTCCAGGAGTTCTCGTGGCACCTGGTAGCCCGCGCGGCTGAAACCGGATTCGGCCAGCCGCCGGATCTGCTCGTCGGCCGGCGGCCATTGCGAGGGTGCGATCGCGGCGGTGTCCGGTGCGATGAAGGCGTCCAGGGCGGGGCCGGTGTTGATGAGCACGAGCGCGGTCACGAGGTCGGGCCGCTGCTCGGCCAGAGCGGTGGCGACCGCGCCGCCGCTGGAATGACCGGCCACGATCGCGTGCCGGACGCCGAGCCGGTCCAGTGCCGCGCCGGCCCGGCGTGCCTGGTCCGGGAGCGCGTAGCTCGGGCCGGCCGGTTTGGCGGACCGGCCGTGCCCGAGCAGGTCGATCCGGATGACGCGGTGGGATCCGGTCAGCGCCGGAACCAG containing:
- a CDS encoding alpha/beta hydrolase, which encodes MRPGYVTLPSGQVHLRQAGTGTPVLLIHDAPGSSAGWDPALVDAVAGRRWVIAPDLIGFGGTTLDDADAGDLGAQADALAAAMAVLGVRRVPVAGEGAGAAVAARLAQRHPDLVSVVLTLHAPYSGEDAPEASPSEDGGAQSGRGEGSGGTEPFTPGGKGGEPFVMDASGGHLVRLFDEVRDSLVFSPWWRPVAGNRRRRGLPSPEVLHALFLDTAAHGDAHRRLVASAARAWPRLVAACDMAVAGDDPAADILALPEGEATAGAGQPSAGEMAAGAEEPSLGETAGRPSGGERGYVPVGAGVVHVRRFGGRSSGRRPVLLLHANPGSGAGLEPLARALGETRPAIVWDTPGHGRSTPLPVADGMPAGAGGAGVSAVDGTLSGEGGAGAPVVDGEVTLAGAYVPVLVVMLDALGIDRCDVYGTHTGAGLAVELAVAAPERVGALVLDGVPLFDDRPELVASVMANYFVDLTPDTHGSHLRRAWGASADMALWWPWFEHTPAGIRDVDAYRPEFLQRVVLDMLRSAPHYHRYYRAAWQWPCSARLPLVRRPVLVGSTRTDPLAPMTPVALRLLGDAGNVAETTFAPLGALGSPEANAALIARYLDEIS
- a CDS encoding FAD-dependent oxidoreductase; the protein is MELTYDLVVVGAGTAGIPCAAEAALGGARVLLVEKDHQIGGTLHVSGGHMAAAGTRRQAERGIADSVEAHLADIRRISAGTAREDLVRITAENAAETVDWLDGRGFRFASETPRIIYGHEPYGTPRTYYGVDEAMSILEVYEGLLEEALATGRLELWKNSPVIGLIPREDGDGVAGVTVLRGSGDVDVRAGHVVLATGGFAADPELFLELEGAPLVSAAHPTSTGDGIIMARELGAAVTGTGSYLPTFGGLPHPTSPGKANWSDRQLLITAERPPVEIYVDKHGNRWVAEDEPSIDEKERALTRIDDMTFWTVFDDAMLESTRSGRPLVVGWSPEDLRARAGHRTGVHVAATLEELAAEAGIDPAGLAATAARYNEAVASGADPDFGRAHLPLPLTRPPFYAIRNHAISLVTFAGADIDAGFRVRRADGSSIPNLYAIGEIIGAAATCGQSFCSGMLVTPAITFGRLLGRRLASRQH
- a CDS encoding DUF3598 family protein; the encoded protein is MTIADILRDMSGVWEGTYTVLDPHGALVERFASRQEGLMEGTDWTEKVVYLREGQEPAARHYRAVVDGDDVRFIDDEMWGTTGRAGDQAIVFTFGWNARPQERIVEMSMPQGDYRTRLWQHFEDGELSRLTLIEERRVPGAAPERWYVPSSG
- a CDS encoding nuclear transport factor 2 family protein encodes the protein MNTALDVVQGFYAAAQAADGVAIARLLHPDFEARTAPGMPCGAGGAFHGPQEALLRVWGAVYADFDTAPYAETWAQTTDGTVVVTGHYRGTARATGRGYEAEFVHLWRVTDGRLSWLHQYTDTAHWHRALTPALGSG
- a CDS encoding alpha/beta fold hydrolase; translated protein: MTASDGRRHAERGAETTESSTLHLDDGDIHVRQDGPRDAPALLLIHGSASSARSWEALVPALTGSHRVIRIDLLGHGRSAKPAGPSYALPDQARRAGAALDRLGVRHAIVAGHSSGGAVATALAEQRPDLVTALVLINTGPALDAFIAPDTAAIAPSQWPPADEQIRRLAESGFSRAGYQVPRELLDEVRMMTYHTFTTTMRATRDYLEQQALPDRLKLLGKPLLVIFGEDDRRWRSSSAADYRAVPGAKIELLPGLGHTPILEDPPRTATSLLTFTTNHAAPSP
- a CDS encoding sensor histidine kinase, yielding MDSRRTLVADAVAIAAAAAVVVGVVLQVMLPPAWAPRPAVTPDYPAGLAFPVVGALIVRRRPGLVLGPLMSAGGLLAAVAVLSQSLMLHLAASGALTAAGVLRWVSVATWALGGGLMAMVLPVYAPTGRPPSPRWRVVAIAGMLVTGAQALNGVVRPDPSYAGYAFPTIIPNPLAIPGYTAYPVVRDLLVWPVYVCVVAALVSLALRLRDADPVTRRQIAWPLAAFAVYVVFLLLGEDFVLGATIWTALVPVAIMFSVLRYRLFGIDTVVSRTMLAAGLLAVVSVVYVGAGALSSLVVSEYHQVAGLVAALFAGTFFQPLRRVLQRAIDRVMYGPVGDPVLLAQRLTQEVRRADPADALAAVVSVVRDGLAVGGVAVHVPDGMPPRVRSGEVGPDARVIPLIWHGEPVGSLAIGRPGARRFAAAHDDRVVQTLLPYVADVAHAVRMAADLQRSRERILATREEERRRLRRDLHDGLGQTLSGLAMTLHIARASLRRSPGDAEVLLADLGVGMDAVTGDLKQLVYGLRPPALDDLGLAGAISGLAGPDPAVTVTAEGELDDLPAAVEVAAYRIVQEALTNARRHADATSIRIGLTRDQDLRVTITDDGRGIPAGRRAGVGLASMRERATELGGTCVLTSTSEGTTVEARLPTSAPAPR
- a CDS encoding aldehyde dehydrogenase family protein, whose protein sequence is MTKKISVRNPRTGETDHIITAADAGEIADAARRLRDGQQEWAASPVEARVAVLRAFKEAVLRRRADIVALLEADTGRRWASEIEVDAVASGIDRACEFAEDTFAPAPPAATPDPEVTASADLVAYPLVAVISPWNFPFQLALIDAVPALLAGSAVLLKPSEMTPRFIPALRACVEDVPGLSGVLAVVEGDGATGAAMIDVADAVCFTGSVGTGRAIAAAAAARFIPAFLELGGKDPAVVTASADLGTAASAILWGSTINSGHSCMSLERVYVDRRVADAFVETLAAKAGRVRLAYPGIGDGEIGPIITAAQAGAIRAHLEDAVAKGARVVTGGTVEELGGGAYLRPTVLTGVDHTMRVMREETFGPIVPVMAYDGEDEAVALANDTDFGLSAAVFAGTAEEALAVAHRLEVGAVSVNDACLTGMVPAVEKNSFKLSGLGASRMGPPSVRRFLRRRALLVRGAAGPRPWYYDGSSSQTEER
- a CDS encoding TetR/AcrR family transcriptional regulator is translated as MGRPPKFGRDQILDGALAIVAEDGPGAATMAAIAARLGAPTGSLYHRFGSRDLLIAALWLRGVHRFQDGFVAALAAGDPYAAALHTPRWCRDHPAEAAVLLLHRREDLTARWPAELGAEVAGADTRVRAALDAFAAERPGLDRERLVFALVDVPYGAVRRHLLARRPPPPLVDDLVLATCQAVLPPP
- a CDS encoding fatty acid desaturase family protein, which translates into the protein MTDTSTIDAPGRAARGSDFARLSRRVADAGLLDRRPGYYALRIALVVALLAGGWAAFLALGDSWAQLLVAAYLAVVFAQVALLAHDLAHRQVFRSRRYSQVAGWLAGNLVIGMSYGWWMDKHTRHHANPNHEDHDPDVSPEVLIWSRRQAAASRGVARIIGRWQAYLFFPLLTLEGLNLHVSSFRALRRPHLKHRAVEAVLLVAHVAAYLATVFAVLPLGKGLLFVAVHQAIFGVYLGCTFAPNHKGMPMLTAEDRLDFLRRQVLTSRDVRGGLVVDVALGGLNYQIEHHLFPSMPTPNLRHAQPLVRAYCAELGIPYHETGLLDSYTQALRHMHDAGTPIRARASHNP